TCTCTTTATATagaagagtgtgtgtgtgtgttttgataaaataaattaaaagttaaCTAACGTTTTGGATTATTAAACACCATGCTTCCAGAATAAGGATACTGATGTTTCAACATTAATTTATTGGTTTTATTAATTAACCCTACATGTTGTAATAAAAATATTGATCAGTACCGACATGTGAAATGCTTTCCATCTGTTGAACCTGCTTTCAGCTAATACACAGCTAAAATATTGTAACTAGCATATTAATTATGGGTTTGATGATTCATTACAGTATTACATGGAGTAACGTTGAAGTAAACAGAGTTAAGATTCCTTGATCGCAGGTAGGGGTCTCAAATGGGCGGGTTAGGTTAATTTTGGGCGGCCAAAATGAGCTGAATCAATAAATGGGCGGGTCAATAATCCACTCAAAAAATCACTTGGACTGAGATGGACtgggtcaagatgggctaaaatttgggtcatagcCCAACTCGTCCAACTCTTATCGAGCTTTAATTAAAGATTTTTGCCTTTCTATAtattatttgaaactttattacccccttactcaagtttcaatttaattacataagcatatacaatttactaattatatacattttaggaattaaatgagtatctctttatattaggaattgaataagaaaATCAATTATTTCACATCCTTATTCACTCTCCCTCCTGcactctctctctccgtctctctctctttctctccccTGCGCTCACTCTCTCTCTACGTCTCTCTGTCTCTCAATCTCTCACTCTCAGTTCTTTCTCCAATTTTTCTTCCTTTAATGTTCTCTAttttttatcctttcatgttgtatatatttttaatggaattcatcaatgaatttcaatcgttttactatagagttttaacttagcaatttcctttcatgttgcacaattggtgttcaaattgaaattgtcaaacaataaattttgaaggtatgTACTCTCCACCATTgtcagccattaaaaagctttgaagctttgaattcgaatttgaatttttaaaaaccattatttgtttggatttgaatgttgttgcaaacaattaggaatattgtttggagattatatctcaattttgagggtgtttggtgaagattagacttgattttggctaaaTTTCTGATTGAAACtcgtcgaagaagaagaagaagaagaagaagaagaagaagaagaagaaggaggaggaggaggaggaggaggaggaggaggagaataCATAACATACAACATACTTaaatttgaatgttgtatgaaagttgaaaaatagttgtataatgtatgaatcgttgtgtaaaatttgtatttaagttatcaatactacctttttacataaagttgttgatatgtatcaaaattgtattaagagagagttttgattggaattttagagaggaagaagcacgcaccacatacaaaatatatacaaatcagatacaaaatatacaaaagacatattgtatgaaatttgtatttaaattgtaggatgttgtaaatgtattttaactggtaaaaataatgtatgaaagttgtagataagctgtaaataagtgtatactatataattagttgtatgaaatttatttttagtgtgtatgaaagttgtagataagttatatattatataattagttgtataaaatttatttttagtttatatgatattgtagatgtatcaaatttatatcaaatttgtccgaaatttatttttaatttatatgttaTTGTACCATATATTACGGTCATCATGTTATTGAACGTAAAATAGAAGATTTTAAGTTActataaattcaaaaataaaaaggcATCACTCTTTGAAGTACTGAAAATAGTGTCAGATAAAAAGAAAGATATTGATAATACAATTCTCTTTAGAATTTGGATTAATAGTATTTGGCTACTGACAGAAAGAATGTCAATGCCAGAGAGGGTGAAAGAAATGGAAAAGTCCAAACGATATTATACGAGAGAGACAAACAGAGAGTCTAGTAAAACATGTGAATAGCACGCACTTTTGTGACTGGAGCAAGTTTCATATGTTTTTGGACGAGTTTGTGTTTAGCTTAAAATAGGTAATCCACAATTAGAAGGAATTTTATtgaaagagaaaaaaggaaaagggtgtaacttaatatcataatttaaggtactaataatggattgtatataaattgtaatcAAACCTTATCTAGGGGGGATAATTTTCAAAATTGGGACAATTTTGTTAATAAGATTTCATATAGTGTATATGAAAGAAAaaatctctttaattaatttagATTTTTTCTTATGAACTGTTTAATTATCAAAGAAgtctctttttcttttgttttggtcatatataaaatatcaaataaaaataaattgtttTATTCCCAACACATGAGCCTTTGTTCGAAAGATGGGGGTATATTTAACGTTAACTATTAATAGAGCTTAAATTTGAACCATTTCACAACCCTCAAGATAAATTTGAGCATATTCCTTGTATTTAATACAATTTCACTATCAATACAAAAAACTTAAACCGAAAATTAAATGGTGCATCTTATTGGACAAAATTCTTGGATTCTTTAACCAACAATAAACCCTCCAACATAAAAACAAAAACAACCAACCTCTTCTCTTTCTCCCcacacaaaaaagaaaaaaagaaagacgacaacaacaataataacgtCTAAAATTATTACCAGCACTCATAAAGTTTAATATCAACACGAAGTCGAAAATAAACTTCACCCTCAAAGGCATCAGTCATGAGTGTAGCAATTCCTCTTGTCATGAAAAAATCACCAGTTCCACCAATTACTGAAATATCCCTAGTTTTGTTCATTAATGGATCAGCTCCAGCAAAATTAATACTACCCTTATGTTCAGTAGAATTGAAAACAAATGAAAACCCTAACCATGaagtaaatatttcttttttatcataaaaataaaaaccTTGTGCTCTTCCCACTGGAGTTGAATGAAGATTGTTATCCAAAGTAATTGGATCATCAAAAATAACTAAATCTCCAAAATGGTTCTTTCCTCCCAATTTTGTAAAATTTCCCCATGCTGGAGCTCCAACTATAGCTGAAGTTGCATTTTTGGCATTTTCACCATTGTAGATTATGTCATGGAAATAAAACATTAGGGTTTTACACAGGTGGCGAGCGCGTATTTTATTGGCTGATTCGACTACGAAAAAGTTTATGTGACAAAGAAGGAAAAGGAAAATTAAAATGGCCATGGAATTAGATTTCTTGGCTGCCATTTTTTAGAGAATTATCCAATAATTGGTTGGAAATGAAGAATTTGAAGGTTGGTTTCATAATCTTGACTTATATATAAGaggatttcttctttaatttcttccaaTTGTTGTCTTGTAACAGAAAATGGTCCAAAATATTAACAAGCTTGGCTTTTAAGGGATCTAAAATGCCCATGTTGTATTGACGTAAAAACTAAGGCACATTTCATGGATATTATCTTTAAGTCTATGCCAGATGAATATTTTCTTGGTAGCTATAATCATTTTTTATATGCTACAGAAACATAAACGGTATGTCTTATTTCCATGGCAATATCGGATTGGATTTCAAGCCATGTCTATGAAATCAACCAGACCAGCTTTATTCCAACAAATTAGTGTAAAATTGCAGTGCTGAAATATCACGCAATAACATTGAAGTTAGTGTGAAGTGTTGGATATTGGGTTTGAGTTACGGGTCGCCGATGTGTACTACTCCGGCCCACTTAGAAGAGAAGAGATAAGACTGATGTAAGTTAATTATGAGAGAATTTATTAACTCCCAAAAGATTAGGAGAAGTGTCGCACGTTACATTAATAGTTGGAGTGTGCAAACGGTTGAAGCGATAGGCAAATCTCCCCATCTTCGATACACACAGATTCTCCCTCATACAAAAAGATTGAACTCAGTAAAGCTAAGGCATCTAGGATGTGTTTGCtactaaggaaaatattttccggaaaatgattttcaattttctcatgtttggttggcCTAAATGTTTTCCCTATtaagagaagggaaaatatttttcaaaactccttctcaaccttCCCCATCCTATTCCTTATCCCCACCAATACCCACCAACCCACCCCCCCaccctaaataaaataaaaatattattaatagtactttcttttcatgttataaatagattttattttcatttcaacaaatgagtattttttttcatgatataaaaaaatatttttttcattttaacaaaaaaaatactttcttttcatgtagaaaaagtatttttttttcatttcaacaaaaaaatattttctactctctatcCAAATACTAGAAAAtctttttcggaaaatatttttcactcaccaaccaaacaagggaaaataagtgataaaaccactcattttccatgaaaacattttctaggaaaacattttccttcataccaaataCACCTCTAATTTGTGAACAAGaactctgttttaatttattgAGATTCAGAGTACGACTTGGGGCTATTATTTTGGTGGTGAGTTCAATAATTTTTCCGTTGCGTTATTGACAAGTACGCTAATGTTGTTCTCGCCTCGCTATTTAATCTGTCATAAAGGATTTTGCCTTTAATCGTGTACAATTTATTTTTGGTCTAATCGAATTTTCAGGTTATCATGTCTTGTTTATTATAAAAAAAAGTTCGGGTATATTGACGTGAtagtatattatattatatatatagtgCACAAAACATAAACTCTTTATTAGCTGGTGTCAAGCTCATGAACATTTGCCGAAAGCGACACACAAAGATATAAACATTAAATAAGACTCAATCATCAAGGATTGTGATAGGATGAATAGGATTTCTCCATCCTTTTGAGTTCGAACCCTTACGCGACACAGATTCGAATTAATCGGAGGCTCAAGCGGTATGGAATACATAGTGGGAAATCAAAAAAGAGTTACATAAGACGCTGAATATAACTGCATATTACTTTCATTTTCGGGAATATGTATGTATAATAGTAAGTcgttgaaaagaaaaaaagtacttaAGAGGTAAACCATAATGTGCAGACGTAAAAATACTATATAGAGTTAATTAAGTTCCACCTTTACACTCCTCACTTTTTCCAACACCGTACAAtatgttttttcttttcttttctttgttgctAGAGATGATATGTTTGATAAAGAGGATATATTTGGTAATGTATCTTAAAGTCTAACAATCCATCAACTTTCATTTTATTTTCCATTGTTTGACTTGTGAATTGTGATGAAAATAGAGTAAAATCATAATCTAATTATCATATGGCTGATCAATAATTGGATCACCTAATGTCAAAGAAATATAATTGGAGGATAAAACCTTTAAGTCTCCTACGTGGAAACAACAGCTTTCGAAAGGGAAAGAAGTACAATAGAGctagtaaaaaattaggtgtcCAAATCCATTAATTATGAAAACGTAAATCCTAAGACGAAATAAATCTAAAATTTGTTAATATGAGAATTCAAAGTACTACCCACCTTTTTATTGAGCAAAAAACACTTTTAGCCCGCGGgccaaaattatttatatttgatagCCACAAAAGTATCATTTGTATATTTTTcgtatataatatagaaaattttacctcctatagcaaatgTATACACcgtatttattataaaccaaaattattttaaaatattattttctatagctaccttttatattttatagaaaaataagtatttatgatATATACTACAATTGAGGTATGAAATACGCTGtttatgtttttcctctctctttATTTCAATTAACACATGATTCTCTCTcaaaatttttcttctttctctctctcttcaaaTCATAGATACACGAACGAGAAACAAATCATGAAAGTGACCGAAAAAACTCATAATCAGAAACATGAAAGGAAACCTATAATCAAAAAAAGGAAGCGGAGATATCTTGGGCGACGGAGAGATTGAAGAGAAAGAGGGATTCTTAGCGCGGTAAGTAAGAGAGAAAAGAGGAAGAAGCGGTCGAATTGGAAGCGTTGTAAATTGTAATGGAAGAGGTACTGAAGAGATACAAGGAGTCTTGGCCGGAAAACGCCAtctccgacgaactttcttctcttctttgctgtttagtcacatacaatgatacaaatacattgtattcggtacaaattcactcaaacacattatatttttgtataaatatattttatttgcatgtgtttatgtatttcgaaggtctgtatttttttaatataccTGTATTCATGCATACTGTACATACAGTACGCATGAATACATGATATAAATATTGAAATACACTGAATATAAACagtgaatacatttaattttaaaatatagtgaaatacggtaaaatacactgaatacaaatagaaatacagtgaatacaaccaatgaaatatattgaatacaacagtaataacatgtattaggaataacCAAAATACTATTAATacaaatatatttgaatacagtgaatataaaatagcgaatacaataaatacaaacattgaatctaatgaatTCAACAGTAAAAAACAATATTGAAACACACTAAATATAAAAgttatatacaactgaaaaattattctaattaattgggttgataatgaggcatgttagaattgattttgttgagttatattaggagtgtatcacgcgaattgatattattttcgttattagatagctggacatacctatttttaagatGATTGCAGTTACTGTATTCATGATTACATGACGCGAAtatatgtgaatacatgcgcgtacagctgccctgccctgattttaggcgttttttgttgttgtattcataaatacagcagcgcgaatacatgtgaatgcatgcgcgtacagctggactaccctgattttaggcgctttttgcagctgtattcatgaatacatggcgcgaatacatgtgaatacatgcgcataCCTTgatttttaggcgctttttgttgttgtattcatgaatacagcagcgcgaatacactaccgtaacaactggatagtagctataggaagttaatagccactaaacaatagtggtttctgaaaattcctctataATGTACATACATTCTTCTCAACCTACTGCTCAGTTAGATATATTATTTGGCTATAATTTTGAGACCGGCTATACAgcgttattttttattttttgttattatttAATATTAGATTTGAAATGTAGTCGAAATCATAGCTAGCGTCAGACTTCCTCAAAACAAATAATAACGGATCTTATATATTAGGTGAGCCAGCCAACTTTGTGTTCTTCCATTTTCACCAACCATTTTTCTAAGAGTTATTGAAGAtatatttttttagaaaaaaaaaaaaaaaaaagctaagTTAAGTTTACCTATCACATTCTATTTTTCTGTACATCTGAAGGCAAGTACCTCAACTTCAATTCAATTTTATTTTAcgaattttttttgttttgttttattttctttatctttaGACTCTTTGAGAATATATGTGTATTTCTTTTGATTCCCGAGGAGAATACTGTACCAGGTCTTCTCAATATTAAAAATTTCACATTTTAAGCAGGCTTAAATATAGATATCCTTCCTTATTATAACTACTTGACAACGTcgcagaaaagaaaaaagaaaaagaacacaAACACAGTGATCTCTAGTCTATAATAATGCTAGTATATATCTAATAGTATAATTTATAATTCAGTAACTTAAAAAGATAAATTTTGAACTCATTAGCTTCAAATTCTAACTCCGTATATATCTATTAGCATTCGTACAACTTAATATCCATTTTTAGACGAAAATAACCCAACCCTTCAACAGCATCAGTACTAAACGTAACAACACCTCTAGCCATGAAGAAATCTCCTGTCCCTCCAACTATAGAAAGATCCCTAGTTTTCTCCCCTATAATATCTGCTCCCATAATACTTAACGTACCATTATACTCACTAGAATTAAACACCAATGTATAAGCAAACCATGCATTATAAGTAGTCTTCATATCATATAAATAAAACCCTTGAGCTCGTGCCACGGGCGTTGACACCAAATTCTGATCTACTGTTATTGGATCGTCGAAAACAACTAACATTCCAAAGTTGAAATCGCTTATGACATTTGGAGGGTTTGAAACATTTGCAGAGGTCGCATTTGCAGTATTTGTAACGTTGAAGAGGATGTCGTGGTAATAGAGAACGAATCGTTTGCAAGGTTTTTCGGGTTTTAGGGTTTTAGAATTGGCTATGAGGAAACATGAGGAAGAAAGTATAATGGAAAGGATCTTGAAATAAGAAGATTTTTCCATGGTTTATAAGTTTAATGGCTTTTTTCGTTGAGAAATTGAAGTGATTTTTTCGAGTTATATAGGGCAAAAGACTCATGTTACTGTTATATATTATTTAGTACGGCGTGAATTCAGTGATCAAAGAATATACCTTAATAGCTTAGTACAAAATTTTGAGAAAATGTTTATCTGCTTGTTTCAATAGTTGTACAGGGTTGAAGACAAAGTTTAAGTTGCACGAACTCCATTTTTTAATCTTGTCCAGAAAGATTGACCATTCGACTTGTCTTATTTAGTGTTTCATACTTTAAAATCTTACAGATATAGTAATAAATTTGTACGCTTTTAACAAATAAGACAAAGCTGCCAAGCTGATTATTACACAAACTTTAAAAAATGggagggtttttttttttttttttggtctcaAAGTTTTATGGGAAATTACATATTTGGCCGGTTgacaaaaaataattacatttgctagtcaatataaaaaaaatatatatattgattatgcataaaatatgaataaattttgtatgttatacattaatatacaaaagatatacaTTTTGCAGGCTATTGTTTTTTATAACGGCTACACTATATTCTTTTCCCAAGTTTTATCCTTTTGCTAAAGGAGTAGTATCATAAGATTTGGGCCGACAAGTGAAACAAAGTTGGGCCGAGAAACCAGGCCCATATCTTATCAGACTGTCATCATCAAAATGGATTGGAAGTGGAAATTAATTCTTTATTGATTCATAGTGTGGTTAACCAATCAAAATTTAAGGAAATGCACAACTCAATGAATAAAGAGTTCCCACTTCAAATCAAAAGGTCAACAATGAGCAAGAGAGAGTTATCGGTTGTAAAGGGATGGAAAAGCTTTTTCTTCTTTTGATTTCAACCTAATTTGTAGCTTCGAATAGAATAGTAGGCAAAAAGTCCAAAAGATAGTTACGTCCGGTCacaggcggatccagaatttaaactCTGTGGAttcaacttttaagattttaaacattgaacccattatattttttaagttatgggttcaaatctattatttttgtaattttaatgaattttttcatataaatttctACTCAGCGTCTGAatgttatgggttcaattgaaccacAACTACCACACTGCATCCGCCTCTGAGTCCGATGTACAATACAtcccgcgttcacgcagggtTTGAGAAAGGGCAGTACCCCAGCATTAATGACTACTTACATAGCTCGAATACGTGACTTATAGGTCACACGAAAATAATTTTACCGTTATTCCAAGGGTACCTTCAAAGAGtccaaaagaaaagagaaagattGTTGTATGTTGATGCTCAGTGAAAGAATAAGCTAACGATGTATCATCAGAATATTAAGAACGGAATGGAATGAGTAAAAATGATTCACTACATTTCCTAGACAACCTTATGTAACACTCACTATTGTCACAACCTGATATATTGAAACATCTGCAAAAGCAACAGTGTAGATAAAAATACTATAGTCAATAGCTTCATCATTAAAACAGCCAGAAAAATGTAGTGTCTACAATTATCTAGGTTTATAGAAGTATATGGTGGATAAATGTTATCATTCCTCTTAGAATTATTAATCAGATTAGAAAGATTCAAATCTCATGACCTTCATAAGCAAACCCCTTGTTTATAGGCTAACAAGCAAACAACTGCCATAGAAAGGACAACATATATTCATACTTTTACATCATCTATAATTTCTGTATGCCGTAGCAGAATCCGACTATAGTTGCAACAAAATGATAAAATGGCAGTctggtgcacaaagcatcccgcattCATGCAAGGTCTGGGGAATGGCCGCACCTGTAGGGGTGtggcctaccctaatgcaagcattcgTGACTGCTTCCATACAGTGGTGAAGCCAGT
The DNA window shown above is from Nicotiana tomentosiformis chromosome 8, ASM39032v3, whole genome shotgun sequence and carries:
- the LOC104084651 gene encoding disease resistance response protein 206-like codes for the protein MAAKKSNSMAILIFLFLLCHINFFVVESANKIRARHLCKTLMFYFHDIIYNGENAKNATSAIVGAPAWGNFTKLGGKNHFGDLVIFDDPITLDNNLHSTPVGRAQGFYFYDKKEIFTSWLGFSFVFNSTEHKGSINFAGADPLMNKTRDISVIGGTGDFFMTRGIATLMTDAFEGEVYFRLRVDIKLYECW
- the LOC104084657 gene encoding dirigent protein 5-like, giving the protein MEKSSYFKILSIILSSSCFLIANSKTLKPEKPCKRFVLYYHDILFNVTNTANATSANVSNPPNVISDFNFGMLVVFDDPITVDQNLVSTPVARAQGFYLYDMKTTYNAWFAYTLVFNSSEYNGTLSIMGADIIGEKTRDLSIVGGTGDFFMARGVVTFSTDAVEGLGYFRLKMDIKLYEC